The following are from one region of the Anomaloglossus baeobatrachus isolate aAnoBae1 chromosome 1, aAnoBae1.hap1, whole genome shotgun sequence genome:
- the ANAPC10 gene encoding anaphase-promoting complex subunit 10 isoform X2, which yields MTTPNKTPPGADPNQLKRTGTVREIGSQAVWSLSSCKPGFGVDQLRDDNLETYWQSDGSQPHLVNIQFRRKTTVKALCIYADYKSDESYTPSKISVRVGNNFHNLQEIRV from the exons ATGACAACACCCAACAAAACCCCCCCTGGTGCCGATCCAAACCAGCTGAAAAGAACTGGAACTGTGCGAGAAATTGGCTCTCAAGCTGTGTGGTCTTTGTCATCTTGCAAGCCAG gctTTGGTGTCGACCAGTTAAGAGATGATAATCTTGAAACCTACTGGCAATCTGATGGATCTCAGCCTCATCTAGTGAACATTCAGTTTCG AAGAAAGACTACGGTGAAGGCTTTATGTATTTATGCTGATTACAAGTCGGATGAGAGCTACACACCAAGCAAAATCTCGGTCAGAGTGGGGAACAACTTCCACAACCTGCAAGAGATTCGG